In Pelagicoccus enzymogenes, the sequence TTCATAGAGAAGAATTAGATTTCCTCGTCGATAACGAAACTTCGGCGCTCTTCAGTATTCCATGCTCCTCATTCGAGGTGGAGGAGGCTTATGTTGAGTATTCAAAAAACAACTAAAAAGATGCCAACAAGACGCTCCAGGCAACTGCGGCAAACGCCCGCCTCTTTCATTACGAACCCATGAAAATCAACCACCCCAGAAATTCAGAAGATAGCTTAGGCCTTGTCGCCTGAGCTCGGCGTTTGGAGGGAAAATGAATAAGGACTACATCATTCCAGAAGGATCAACGTTCAAGATCTACCCAGCACTTGACGTCGACGTGAAACTGAAAAGCACAATCTCGGATACGCTTCAAAACTTCCCGTGTGTAAGATCGTTCGCTCTCTTCATCGTCAAGACAGGATGGATACTAAAAAAGAAAACAAAGACCATATGTGTTCTCCACGATAGCCCCAACGAATACGCAGAAGCAAATGAATCATTAGCTACGAAATTGAACGATTACTTCTCAGGAAAGAACGACTATGCTGATTGCATTAGCTTAGATCTAAACATTCCCGAGCAGAGGCAACTAGCAGAACAAATTGAAAAACACATCGTTTTCGAAGAAATAAAATAACTCCAACCAATCGGCTCACACAACGAGCGCAAGCGCTCGCCGTGTGGCCTCGACGTTAGACGAAAAATAAAACTGAACCTATGTTCTTCGTAATCATTCAATTCGTCGTATTCTTGATAGCATGGTTCTTCCTCACGAAAATACTTGGGAAAAATATATCAGACTGGAGCAAAACGTTTCTCAGTTCAGTTACTTTCCTCATAGTAGGAATCATCTATCTTTCAGCTATCGATGAAAAATTCTACCTTCCAATACCGGGAAGTAAAAAAATAAATCCTGAAAACTTATTAGTTAGCTATCTTGAACTACTAGTCGTAGCCTCAATCTTGTCAGTTATATTTCTGACTCTAGATTACAGAGTACACAAAAAATCAAACTCGTAATATGCATAACCCAAATATGTCTAACAAGTCGGTCGATACAACTCGGGTAAGCGCTCGCCGAAATTCAATCACCCCAGACACTTCCAAGCTCAACCCAACGTTTAAACTTTAACTGGAGCTCGCGTATCACCTCGGCGTTGGCAAAAAATAGAATGATCAGACTCCTGACATGTTTCACACTTATCCTGGCAGCATTCAGCATGGGCTGTGCTCGCGACATCGAAAACCGACTATTCTACAATCTACCCGAAAACAAAAAGATAACCATAATTACAAATCCAGAGTTCGAACTTATTGGCATAAAATTCGAAAATAAGGAGTCTGGGAAGAGTCGAACAGCTTACTTGCATGATCCGATTCAGCTAAAAGAAAATGGATACGCAATGAGGGGCCTCGAGCATCGACTCTACGTCGGAGGCTCCCCAGCCAGATACGAAGAAAAGGAGCTGCCATACGTCTCTACCCGAATTCTCACCTTACATGGAATTAGCGAAGACTATGTGGACCTAAACACATTCTTAGCAGATTCTAACTCTTACTCTGATGTATTCAAAAACTAAGAAACAAACTAGTGCCAACAAGACGTTTGAGGCAATGCCTGTTACGCTCCGCTCCACTGGCATCGCCTCAACTTGACGTTCGACGAAGAAAAATAAATGAAGACCGACTTTCCAGTAGAGCATGTCGTCAAGGGCATGCCAGTAACTATGGAAGCATTCATTGCATTACTTATCTTTGCCCTTCCGATAGCATTTCTGGGATTTGGAATCTACTGGTTGATAAGACGTAAGAAACGAAGAGAAGAAAAAGAATTTGATGAGTACATGAAGCAAAGAAAACAAACCCCTGCATTGAGAAGAAATTGATCCTCGAAGCATTCAAAGAAGAAAAGCAACTACCCAAGGAATCCAACTGGTGAATACAAAAACAAATAGGTCGAACAAGACGGTCGATACAACTCGGGTAAGCGCTCGCCGAAATTCCAACACACCAGACACACTCAACCTCAACCCAACGTTCGAGCACTGACTTGAGCTCGCGTATCACCTCGACGTTGGTATCGAAATGAATAAATTGATCTTCTGCATAACCCTCTTCGTACCTTTTTCAGTTTCGGCAGTAGAGAAGGTCTTAGAAATCGACCCTTCATTCAATTGGGTTGAGAAAGATCTTCCATTGGAAGCTATGAAGCACTTTGAGGCAACAGGTACACTGCTTCTTGACTATTCAGTTTCCGAAGCTTCGGGCGTTCTCGCAACAGCAATTCAAAGCCCACTCGAAACAGAAAACAAGCATTCCACAACTAGCTTTATGACTGGGGTTAAAGAAGGAATTGAGGCAAAAGGCGGAATTATCGACAAAATAGAAAGAACAAATATAAAAAAATTCCCTGCGTACCGAATTACGGGAGAAGCAACTAGCACATCGTTCGTAAACTATGTTATTTTTACTTCTGATCATTCACTGCTAATAGGTTTTACCCGCATAGGGGTTCAAGCAAACGAAGCCACGATTTTGGACTATTTTACCCGAATTAGGTTTACAGGCGGGATTTCTCCCGGCTCGGTTGATGCATATGATCGTACATTATCAGCTTACCGATCTGGACAATGGATAGGTAGAATATTATTTATACTCCTAACTATCGGAGTGTTAGCTTGTTTTGTCATTACAACAAAATGGGCATGGCGAAAACTCAAAAGAAGAAATGCAAATACGAATTGAAAGGAGCATACCAACAAAACGTTCCAGACAACGAGCGCAAGCGCTCGTCGTCTGAACTTGGCGTTAGGCAAGAAAGATAGAATGTCATTTCTATACAAATACAGACCGTTCAACAAAGATACGTTGAAAACACTAGCACTTCGAAAGCTGTTTTTCTCGCGACCCGCTTTCTTCAACGATCCTTTCGATAGTCAACTTTCACCCGAAGAGTTCGCACGCGAGCTAAATACAGAAGGCATCACTCATGGAACCAAAAGAATAGAGATGTCCTCCTCATTTATGGATCGGTGCTTGAGAGACGCTGGCATTTTGTGTCTAAGCAAGAAAAATGAAAACATTCTTATGTGGTCTCACTACGCAGATTCTCACAGAGGATTGTGCATAGGTTTTACTGAAGACTTACTAGAAGACCTAAACACCAGCAACGAAGGGCAGGAGTTTTCCAAGTATGAAGTCTCATACGATACAAATCATCCATTTCTAGATATTCAGAGAGATATTTTGTACGGACACAAATACGGCACTGGCGACGCTTTCATTGATCAGTGCACCCTCGAGGACGACCTACTTGAAGCGTCCATCTCAAAGAAACACCAACATTGGATTTACGAGGATGAGGTTCGGTTCTACACGAAGTCGTACGGTTTGTACGAGTTTAGCCCATCAAGTGTAGATCACATCATTTTTGGAATGAACGCATCCTTGGACGACATCGAAACAGTCAGAAACATACTGAAGACGGAAGAATGGTCTCACGTTGAGTTGCTTAACGCTCATCGTAAGCCATG encodes:
- a CDS encoding DUF2971 domain-containing protein, with product MWSHYADSHRGLCIGFTEDLLEDLNTSNEGQEFSKYEVSYDTNHPFLDIQRDILYGHKYGTGDAFIDQCTLEDDLLEASISKKHQHWIYEDEVRFYTKSYGLYEFSPSSVDHIIFGMNASLDDIETVRNILKTEEWSHVELLNAHRKPCALELEIPVKLA